GACAACACgttgtgtttcatgtgttcAGTATGACAGTAAGTTCAGCTGTGAGGTCAGTGTGGTAAAATATGAAGTAGAATAAAgtagaaatactttattgaagACAGTGTTTAAAACATGTTGTAAAGTCAATGTATTTTGGTGTAGACAGTGTCAGTGAAACTCACATGGAAGAGTTTCTCTGTGGTCGGCTGGACGGCGAGGAGGTCAAAACACCGATACTCCGGAGCGGTCGGCCTctgaacacacgcacacacacacaaacacacacgaaagtcacagctctattgagccttgtattccttcatcccttagcagtaatgattttatgagcttttttaatgacaaaattctaactattagaggcaaaattcatgacctcctgccctcaaacacagctgtaagatcTAATATACATTTAGATAGCTTCTCCCTGATTTCTCTTCAACAACTGACCtcaatgatttcttcatctaaatcatcaatgtgtctcttagaccccatcccaactaggctacttaaggaggtcttacctttagttaacactcatatattagatatgatcaatatatccttattaacaggctatgtaccacagtctttttaggtagctgtaattaaacctctcctaaaaaagcccaccctggatcaagaggtgttagccaactatagaccagtatctaatcttccctttatgtcaaagatccttgagaaagtagtcgcaggccagctgtgtgattttctccatgataataatttatttgaggaatttcagtcaggatttagagtgcatcatagcactgagacagcactagttaaaattacaaatgaccttctgattgcttcagacaaaggactcttctctgtacttgttttattagatcttagtgcggcgtttgacactattgaccatcaaattctactgcagagactggatcacttaatttgCCTAAAAGGTACTGCACTgaactggtttaaatcttatttatctgatcgttttcagtttgttcacgttcataatgagtcatccttatgtactaaagtttgttttggagttccacaaggttctgtgctcggatcAATTCTATTCCCTTTATGATGCTTCCCTTAGggaacatcattagaaatcactctataaatttccattgttatgcggatgatactcagttgtatttatcgataaagccagaagaaagtaatcaattaactaaacttcaaaaatgcctcAAGACataaaacctggatgagcaccaatttcctgatgttaaattcggacaaaactgaagttattgttcttggccccaaacaactcagagactctttatctgatgacatagtttctctagatggcattgctctggcctctagcactaccgtaagaaataatatttgatcaagatttgtcttttaattctcatttaaaacaaacctcacggactgcatttttttcatctgcgtaatattgcaaaaattaggcctatcctgaccaaaaaagatgcagaaaattggtccacgcttttgttacctctaggctggattactgtaactctctattatcaggtagctctaataagtctttaaaaactctgcagctaaatcaaAACGCACCGGCACGTGTGCTGACAcaaactaagaaacaagatcacatttctcctgttttagcttctctgcactggctccctgtaaaatccagaattgaatttaaaatcctactgttaacttataaagctttaaatgttcaggctccgtcatatcttagtgagctcatagtgccatattatcccaccagaacaccttgctctgagaacgcagggttactcgtggtccctaaagtctccaaaagcagatcaggagccagagccttcagctatcaggctcctctcctgtggaatcatcttcctgttacggtccgggaggcagacaccgtctccacatttaagactagacttaagactttcctctttgataaagcttatagttagggctggctcaggcttgccctgtaccagcccctagttaggctgacttaggcctagtctgccaggggatctcctataatacaccgggcaccttctctccttctctctctttctctcctttgcCAACACTAATGTCatgttactgcatgtcactaactgggctatTAACATATACCTACAACatgttgtaccacaatagctgtaattattataatattattacttaaattaatgttgttgtaagctactgtcattactgtctatcctgcatctctctctgtctctgtctctcttttctgtctcattgtgtcatatggattactgtacatttatgatgttgatctgttctgtacgacatctattgcatgtctgtccgtcctggatcCATTCTGGCATTTTTATACCACATGTATTTATTAATGTGTTCTGTCCCTTCTTACATAAACTAAATATTAATAACTGATATTGTCACCAGAGCTTCGTCAGTTTCTTATTTGTCACTCTATAACTACTATAAATAATATAACTATTTTAATTCATtctaaagtttattttttcagcacacacagaaacaaactgtTTAATATTCTCTGGGATGTTTTTGACATTTaggaaaacaatcaatcaaataaTGGAGAGAATAACCACCAGATTAACGGTTAACTGTCGCTCTGTCTGAACCCCcagtgcttttattgtgaaggtcAGTTTTACTGAGCAACATCCTCCGCACATGAAACCTGTTACAGGTGACCGAGGTGTCAGCTGAGGTCAGTCACAGGCTGTGTGGGGTCATAGCGCTGTGGGTCCTGTCTGTAAGTTAAGTGAAGCGGAAACACTGAAAGCAGCCGACGTGAAAGTTTCCAAAATAAAATCCACACTCACAAAGTGACTGGAGTCTGACATCACCACGGTCAGCCTGTTCAGCACTCTGATTGGACGGGACCGAccctgagacagacagagacacgtTACCATGACGACGACACAAACAGTCACCatcatcctcatcttcatcaGACCCACCTGTACGACCGGCAGCTGATCGATCAGCTCATTGATCGGTTTGGGGACAGGGATCTCctgcaaacaggaagtaaagacagagttacaaaataaaagtgacactGATGGTGGATCCATGATTCAGATTGCCTGTAAAATACCAACAACTGTGACAACTCACACTCATGTCTTCAGACTTCTATTAATCACATCAAACATTAACTGAcatcattttaaatttaatgccGAGCTGACTGACCTGTTTCTTTTTGACCGTCGGTTCGAACACGTAGTTGATGGCGACTGTGGAGAAACCGACTGCAGGAAGAAGACGACACAGACTCACAGCTAAAAGTCACATCATCACAAAactcatcatcttcatcttaATATTGACCACTGATCATCCCTGTGTCAAATCATTTTAATATCATTATTGTTCTGACAAGTTTTTACCATCTACAGtttgttgatttatttgtgTTGCTTACATTACATTTGGATCCTCAGGACTACATTATAATTTAATAAATTagctatatgtatttatatgtttatcaACTTaggttttattttaacatttcaatgttttaaatgttttcagacgtCCTGTTCTTTGACCAGCAACAGGGGAACTTTAAAATGACAACTttttgaatggagtttggtgAAGAGGTTTCAGCAGGTTCCCtgagctcattaatcaatgaaCTGTTTTCACTCATTAAATCTATCATAaactgattaattaatcaatctGATTACCTGCAGACTAAACAGACCAACACATCACCTGCACTGTTTATCTATTTCAATCAGGTCTGGTGGTATTTTTACCTTCTAGAACACTAAGACCTTATATAAAATATTAGgtttattaaattaatttggaATTTATAGGTTCATGTTGATGGACGAATTTGTCGCGGGATCATATTTGTTTTCAGGATGTCTTCAGTTATAACTTATTTCAATTCTATATTTATTAATAACAATGGAAACTTTAAATGGAGCGATTTTCAAACGGACTCTGGTCTGATGGTTTGTTACCTGTCTGCAGGTAGAAACAGATTCTTTAAACAAACCTGTAACGTAATGAACGAATAAATATATAGTACATTAATAAGCCAACGTGTTTACTGACAGTAATCACGTGACACGGGTGGTTTCATCAGGACGCAGTGAAACTTTAAAATGACAACTTTTCAAACGGAGTCTGGTCCAGAGTGTGTCGGTAGTTTGTAGCTCTATCATTGTATTTAACGGTGAGATAAGCACCAGTCTGATGCAGCAGGTGAGTCATCACCTGTTACAGAACAACCTGAACCCAAACAGACCCCATAATACTCAGAGCTTAGCTCCGGTGCTAGCTGTTAGCTCCCGGCCCTGTGGACTCTGACTGCccgctgaggagctgctgtctGCGGGGTGAAGCTGAGGAGACTCACGGTGAGCTGCGGTCTGGATCAGACTCTGCAGGCGGGTCTGATCCGCCGTGTAGTTCAGGTTCAGATCCATAAACACAgacatgatgctgctgctgctgctgctgctgctgcacgcgGGTTTCCGACACATGTGTGAAGCCGAACGGCCTGCTGGGAATTGTAGTCCTTCGCTGTACACAGCTGTAGGCACAAACCAGCTTTCCATCCCATCTTCTGTTTAACAGGATTATTATTTCTGACCCGCTGTGACGcttaaatgacaaataaaacccGTTCttacactttttaaaatctattttattattttattataaacaTTTGTAtatgttttatctttttgtcTCTGAAGCTTCAGTTTTAAAACGTATCCATTTGATTCAGTATTTCTTTCTAACGTCAGATTATAGATACATATTCTGCCTAAATTAATATCTCATTTGGATGAAACAGTTATTATAACTTAATAAAAGTTATTAtcacagtgtttttttattcttaaaacAGAAATCTGTAAGTTATTGATAAAATCCTCAAATTTGTGAATGAAGTTAAGAAAAAGGCGTTTAATTTATTAACCcaccaaaataaataatgttattatgataaacattatttataaaataggtctattttatcattattgtaaattactaataaaagtCTGAATTAAAAGACAGTAAAAAAGAATAGATATTGATACATTAGCACATTATATAATCTCTCTTAAACAACTCGTTaaattcttttaatatttttcttgtttaaaTCAGTTGGTTTTTTCCTGCAGGGGGCGACAACAGGTCAGCTGCCgaataacagcagcagaagaagacgAGTGAAAGGTCACAGAGCGTGAAGGAGCGAGGCAGCTGCAGGTATCTGACAAATACTAACACCACATACAGAACTAACACAGTATAGTATTcacagtacacacactcacacacacagacacaggtccTTAATACTGCATCCATCAGCCTGTAGTTCAGCGGTCTGTGTCTGAGTCTGTTTTTGGACTTTATTTGATTCCAACCTTCATTCAGAATCTGACTTAATGATTCTCTTGTTTTCGGTAAAAACTCCGAACAAACTTTGAATAGTATTTAGAATCCGGACAGTCTGCTGTGACGTCAGCAAACACCTGCTCCACCACAAAGCTCAGGTTAAAACAGAGTGTGCTGCAGGATTCAGTGTGTGCTGGAGGAAGATTTCACCATCTCTAACAGCATATAGTTTGTATTTCTGTTAAAATAAGAGCAGCCAGAGTGGTTCAGTGAGCGCCGAAATGACAACTGGAAACTTAAGATTCAGATATTAACCTGAAATTACTTAATAATGAGTAAACAAtgctataaaaacaaaacaaaatgtaaaatactaGATTTTTAAAGGGGGTTCGGCACTGTTGTCTCTCCACACATGGACACTTAACTCCCGTTGCTTATAAAAGCGAACAGTTTCCCtccgtttccagtctttgtgctaagctaggctatcagtttccctctgcctccagtctttgtgctaagctaggctaacagtttccctctgcttccagtctttgtgctaagctaggctaacagttttcCTCTGCCTCCAGTCATTGTGCTAAGCtgggctaacagtttccctctgtctccagacattgtgctaagctaggctaacagtttcctgtctgtctgtctgtctctgggctaacagtttccctctgtctccagacattgtgctaagctaggctaacagtttccttCTGCCTCCAGTCATTGTGCTAAGCTGGGCTAACAGTTTCCTTCTGCCTCCAGTCATTGTGCTAAGCtgggctaacagtttccctctgtctccagacattgtgctaagctaggctaacagtttccttctgcctccagtctttgtgctaagctaggttaacagtttccctctgcctccagtctttgtgctaagctaggctaacagtttcccctctGCTTTCAATCaggtgctaagctaggctaacagtttccctctgcctccagtctttgtgctaagctaggctaacagtttccctctgcctccagtctttgtgctaagctaggctaacagacCATGCTGAGACCTGTGAAGATCCTCCTCTCTACAACATGTCTGGCCACTCGCTGCTGTTCAGGCTTTGTCTCCAGGATAAGGTTCAGTAACTCAGAGagactttgatttatttattggttGATTGATAGACTGATAAATCATCTGACTGACTGACCCGTTCTCTCAGGTACATGAACAGGCTGAAGGAGGATGATGACTCGTGCGCCGCAGCTCTACCGAACGCTCACATGTTCCTGTTCCACCGTCTGTCTCCTTTGCTGCAACGCACCGAGCAGGGAACCTTCAGACCTGCAGCACTGATCACCTCAGGTACAGAACCTCAGGTCCTCAGGTACAGAACCTCAGGGACAGAACCACGTGTAGGGAACTTAAGCCACAGGTAGATAACTTAAACTACAGAGCCTAAGGTACAGAACCAAAGATACAGAACCCTGCAACTTCAAATACAGAACCAAGGGATGAGAGCCACAGTTAGAGAACCAGAGATACAGAGCCACAGGTGGAGAACCTCAAGTACAGAGAGCTGAAAGCCACAAGTAGAGAACTTCATCTGCTGAACCACAGTTAGAGGACCAAGGGAACAGTAACAGCTCGAGAGTCCCAAGAGGAGAACATTAGGTACAGAACCAAAGATAAAGAACCACGGGCAGAGAACTGTGGGCCACAGTTGAAAAACCAATAGATGAGAACCAGGAGAACCACTGCAGGTAACTAAAGTCAGAGAGTCACAGAGAGAAAAATTGAAAAGAAGACATGAGAACCTCGTAGAGCCTCAACCAGAGAACTTGGGGCATAAAAAGTCCTGATCTCTGTTTTGTGTTCTAGATGTGCAGTCGATCCTGGAGAGACTGGGTTCTGACAGAGCCCTGCTGAAGGAGTCGGTTCTGATCGGCTGCTCTGAACAGAACCAAGCTCAGTTCTGTCTGGACGTCGGTAAGAACACATCAGTGAACTCAGAGTCCCTAAATACACCAGTCAGTAGGTTCTGCATGTTCTGGTCTGGGTTCTAGGAGAACTGGATCAGGCAGCAGTAGAAGAAGAGTGTGGAGGAAACTTCATCGACTTGAGGAAGGCGTTCTTTCTTCTTACTGGAGCAGAGGTGCCTCTGGTGGCCAAGGTGGGTAACTACACCTGAACCAATATGTTCCTGTGAAGTAAGACTCAGATCCTGACCCGGGTTCTGGGTCTGTTCCTTCAGGGTCAGGCTCTGCTGCACTGGCATCAAACCAACAGGTTCTGCAGTGCCACGGGTCTGCCGACCAAACGCAACCAGGCAGGAAGTCAGAGAGTCTGCAGCAGCTCTGGCATCATCTACTATCCCAAGGTAACAACTACAGACCAGGTCTGAACCATCCTCTTGCCTTGATGTAATGTGGTGCCTATGTGGTTCCAGTCTGGACCTGGTCTCTGAATGGTTTGTCCTGGTCTTCCTGCAGATGTCTCCGGTGGTGATCGTCCTGGTGTCTGATGGGAAACGGTGTTTGTTAGGCCGACAGTCGTCTTTCCCTCGAGGGATGTACAGCGCTCTGGCTGGCTTCTGTGACATGGGTCGGTCCAACCTGTCTACAGACTTACCTGTCTAATCACCTGTCTACAGACTCACTTGTCTAATAACCTGTCTACAGTCTCACCTGTCTACAGACTTACCTGTCTAATAACCTGTCTACAGTctcacctgtccacctgtctctctgtgtgtgttccaggTGAGACAGTGGAGGAGGCTCTGAGCAGGGAGGTGGCGGAGGAGGTGGGTCTGGAGGTCCACAGTGTCTCCTACAGTTCCTCGCAGCACTGGCCTTTTCCACATAGCTCCTTCATGATTGCCTGCCACGCCTCTGTTAACCCCGCCCACTCCCAGGTGAGTTCTGACACTGAGATTTTACAGAGGAAACTTTTGAGGAGGAAATGAAGGACTCATTGAAGCTGTTTTAtaagttcatttttttctttttcacagtGAGTTAaggtgttttaatgttttaattacattttaaggTTACTGTGCATTTCCTCTTAAATTTAAGGAGGTATGAAGCAGATCAAAGTTAACAGTTATTAACCCTTAACCTTTTACCAAAAGTTTGAAAGCCACCTAACAACTGCCTTAATGTTTTCCCTTAAGGTGAAAACTCAAGGATGTCTCTAACAGAGCATTTAAAGGcatttttttaaggttttacatcttaaaaaatgatgatgatgaaggtttTACACCTTAAAAAACCCTGAACAGAAAAgccattaattaatttaaagcaAAGTCATGAACCCATTAAAATCTATTCAGATTCTTAATTAAGGGCTTTTAAAATTAAGTACAAGAAATTTAGTAAAATTAGGGTGTGTTAAAGGGTTTAGTGCTGGACCTTTGAGAATCCcttgaatataataaaaacacCTTAAATTGATCATTAATGGAGTTGGGACAAATATTAAAGATGAATATTTGAATTAAGAGCAAAGTTAAGTCCTCTTTGCATTTGACTTAATTTGTCGATTAAGGGCTTTTTAAaattaagtttgtttttgtttttttaattcatggACAAGTAAAGTTAAGGGTTTTCATGGAAACAGAGCGTAGAACCCCTGATCAGTGTAGAACAGCAGAGGACCGAGCGTGGAGCCCTGAGGAACACCAGGTGAGACCACCTGTTGTCTTCAGTCATGTGACCTGCTGTCCTGTTTGTCCTCCAGTTGGACGTGGACCACTCAGAGCTGGAGGATGCTCGCTGGTTCAGTCTGGAGGAAATCACCGCCGCCCTGCAGGTGAAGACTCCGCCGAGGAGGGGCGATGCCCCCGTCCTCTGGCTACCTCCAAAACATGCCGTTGCCCACCGCCTCATCACAGAGTGGACTGACTGCCAGAGACGCCGCAATGAGGGAGACTAACGTCTAACCTGAAGACGTAGAGGAGATAATAACAAACCCTACATCCACAATTGGTCCACGCTGAGTGTCCTCAGTCCTCATCCAGAGTTCTCAGAGTCCAGAGGGACAGGTGTAAAAACAGGAAGTTAGTGActgcagcagagacacacaaatgATGGAGAAGATGAAGACCCAAACTgactcctcctccttcatcacTCAGTGTCTCTGACATCCATCCAGGACAGATGTCCATTAATCAGCTGAGACATCAGAGACAAATCAGTCATCAGTTTGataaaaaactttatttcaaaTTAAAGCGTCTGAGATAGAAAACATTTATCTGACATgttgggcttttattttgaaggtgtgagtgtgtgtgcgtgtgtatgtcaGTGTGTTATGTGCGTGTGTTTTGCAGTAAAGTCCAGCTCTGTCTCCTTGGTGACGGTCAGGGCGCTCTGGACTTGTCTCTGCAGCTCGGCATCAAGCAGCGTGTCTCCAAACACGAAACGATCCTGATCAATAAAACATGATGGACAGATCTGAGACTGTGAGCGTGAGgttaatcaataaatcaatgagTCGTACTGATCAAAGGTAAAGATCTGAGGTGTGTGAAGGTGCGTCTGATTGGTGTACCTTCTTCTTGCTGCCGGGTGGAGCTACAGGAGGGTTAAAGGTCATGTCTCTGACACTGTAGACGTCAAACAACTCCACCGGAGACCTGGACAGGAAgtcgacacacagacacgtcGCATGTCAGGAAATGAAATTAGTGTACTGCTCCTTTAAGATGACATCACCTGCAGACGCACCTGCGGCTCAGCTCCACAGAGAGCGACGCCGAACCTTCACTGGGCGCTCCCTGACTCAGGTGGACCGCCATTCGCCGCACCACCGGGTGGAAATGTCTCTGTAACGCAGTGTGATGTCAGCATGATGTCACACAGCATGATGTCACTCAGcatgatgtcacacacagctCCCAACGTACCTGCAGTGTGTGTAGTTCCCACAGCGCTGTGTTCTGTGCATTGCAATGTTCAGGTTCGTCCAGCTCCGGCAGGTAGTAGCCGCTGCCCTGAACCTCATTatccaacaggaagtcacaCTTAGGGAACGCctgacacacacaacacacacacacacacacacacacacacacacaggaagtacAAGTGTATAATTTCAGATCAGACGCTCTTTCATCAGAGACATGATTCAGGTCCAGGTCCGAGGTACTGTACAGTCCACATATAAACCAGGTTCCAGCCTTCCATTggccaaacacactcacatgcatgGCGGCTCTGCTGGCGGCCAGGATCCCCACACTGGCATTGGGCAACACATGCAGACTGAGCATGCTCAGTCTCTTGATGAACGCCATAGCCCTCTGCAGGGTCACCTGCTTCCTGCGGCGGGTCAGCATGGCATCCAGGCACCGCAGCaggatgatgacatcatcattggGCACCCCTgagacagaaggacagacagacagcagctttGAATAAActgttatatttatatatcatatataataTCTGATCAGTCAGTAACTTTTACAGTTTTTACTTTATCAATAAAACACCAATCCAATAATATCACATCTAATAATCTGAAACACTGAGAACTGTTACTATGGAAACTGTACGTAGACGCAGGACTTTTACCTGTAACAAagtattttcacactgaggtgTTAATACTGTTACTGCAGTAATATATCAGAGTATCAGATTACTCTCCTGCTCTGTGAGTCGGTctgtgaaacaggaagtgtgtctcACCTGCATGGAGCCGCGGCAGCAGTCTGTACAACTGCGAGTAAAAGTTGAGCGGGTCGATGTTCAGAACGTCACCTGATGAAACACGTCAACAAACTTTATTGATACAGGTCAgattaacaaacacacacatacacacctgcacacacaaaccTTGTCCTGACAGGATGGTGAAGACAGTCTGGATACAGTGGAGACTCTCCCGATTGGTCAGATCCTGCAGAGGTCACATGACGATCATCAGTTATTATAGAACTAGTTCTGTATGAAAACGTCTGTCAggagcagtgtatgtaatgtttccctgatgttagcatgtagctacatgtagcagtgtatgtaatgtaatgttttcctgatgttagcatgtagctacatgtagcagtgtatgtaatgtaatgttttcctgatgttagcatgtagctacatgtatcAGTGTATGtgatgtttccctgatgttagcagctacatgtagcagctacatgtagctacatgctaacctcgggacatacactgctacatgtagctacatgctaacatcagggaaacattacatatgctgctacatgtagcagtgtatgccAATCAACTTATCAATTGATTGACTAATCGATCAGTCTGACAGCGGACTAACAGCAGGTTGTTAAGAGGGCGGGGTCAAGGTGAATACTCACTCCTGATTGGATGAGGTTCTGAAGCACGTTGAGCAGGTCGTCAAAGAACTCCAGGTTGATCAGGTGAGCAaaactgacaggaagtgacatcacagtCAGTACTACAGCACATCtacagtactgtgtgtgtgtgtgtgtatgtgtgtgtgtgtcgtacTTGGCCAGCCCCTCCAGAACAGCAGGAAGAAGAACTGACTTCTGAGCCTTCTTCAAGATCCTGAAGTAGATGAGGAAGACGATGTTCAGAGTCTCTGTgtgctgaggaagaggaggaggaagaagaagaagaggaggaggaagaggaggagtttAGTTTCCTGTGTGTAGAATTTGTTCTTTAAGCGGCGGCGTCGATCTGTGACTCACCAGTTTGATCTTCTTCTCTTTGCTCTCAGAGGCGTCGGCCTCCAGCAGCTCCTTCTCCAACTTCTCCTCCGCCTTCttccactacacacacacacacacacacacacacatacagtcaatCCAGGAGTGTTCAGGTGTTCCCTGTtgtgaagcagcagacaggtgtgtgtggtttaCCTTCCTCTGCATCCTGGACAggttcttcttcctctctttgttGTTCATGAACTTCTTCTTTGGTGCTGTGTCCTCCAGGTCCTTCTTCACCTGCACCTCCTTTATCCTCAGACTGAGCAGCGTCCGCAGCACCTGGAGGGGGGGCAGGTGAGGTCTGACATCACACTTACACAGGTGACATCAGCACACTGTGGCGTTGGATGTTAAGGGTGCATTTGATTCATTACCTCAGGTCTGACATTATAGTTGAGACTCTTTACGAGACCCGAGATGACTCGTACGACCGCCAGTGAAGCTCCGCCCTCTTTGTCCTGCTGGAAGAGCTTCCTGAACGCATCACAGCACACACCTGACACCTGTGACAGACACATGAACGCATCACACACCTGACACCTTAACGCATTACACCGCACATCTGACACCTGACAGCAGTCTCACCTGTTTGACGGGGTCGTTCATCAGCGGGACGAGGGCGACGATGATGTTGTTGTGGAAGTTGAAGTGAGGAAGAGCGAGCAGCAGCTCACACAGGCAGCGAACGGCGACTTCGGCGAGTCCGCGGTACGACTGGAAACCAACCGCCTGACTgcgcttcttcttcttctgcttccaGTCTGCAGGTGACAGGTGAACATGCTGACGTGACACCTGTACATGCTGTcatcacatgtgtgtgtgtagctgtggtTGTGACGTGTGTGTAGCTGTggctgtgatgtgtgtgtagCTGTAGCTGTGTACCTCTGATGGTCTGCTCCAGGTCCTCCAGGTAAAACTTGTACTGACTCACCAAACCTTCTTCAAACTCTCGGAGCTGCTGCGTCTCCTTCTTCACCTGCAGGACACACATCAGATACAGGACTCCTGAGTCACacggaaacacaaacacagacacacaaacacagacacacacacacacacacacggtggtTACCTTGGCGGCCTTCTCCTCAGGGGTCAGAGGTCGTATCCTATAGGTGGGGGTGATGTCTTTAAAGATCTCCATCAGTGAAACCATCACCAGCTTCCTGACCGTCACCGCCACAGAGGGGTCCGACTCCATCAGCATCCCACGCAGCTCCTTCACCCGCTTTatctgatcacacacacaggaagtgacatcatcagactgCGCCTGTAAACACAGCATGTCTGACCTCAGATCAGCGGT
The nucleotide sequence above comes from Epinephelus lanceolatus isolate andai-2023 chromosome 21, ASM4190304v1, whole genome shotgun sequence. Encoded proteins:
- the rpp30 gene encoding ribonuclease P protein subunit p30 isoform X3, translated to MCRKPACSSSSSSSSIMSVFMDLNLNYTADQTRLQSLIQTAAHLGFSTVAINYVFEPTVKKKQEIPVPKPINELIDQLPVVQGRSRPIRVLNRLTVVMSDSSHFRPTAPEYRCFDLLAVQPTTEKLFHAACMTYDVDIICIPVTEKLPFFFKRAPINGNVILSSAAEKPLELRGPYDITNLGLLFDLSDEDAKEAVSSTCRSAVLHAETRKTASGIISTMKSCSESSCQQEAPPADCESPAAKKARPHLTE
- the nudt13 gene encoding NAD(P)H pyrophosphatase NUDT13, mitochondrial isoform X1 — protein: MLRPVKILLSTTCLATRCCSGFVSRIRYMNRLKEDDDSCAAALPNAHMFLFHRLSPLLQRTEQGTFRPAALITSDVQSILERLGSDRALLKESVLIGCSEQNQAQFCLDVGELDQAAVEEECGGNFIDLRKAFFLLTGAEVPLVAKGQALLHWHQTNRFCSATGLPTKRNQAGSQRVCSSSGIIYYPKMSPVVIVLVSDGKRCLLGRQSSFPRGMYSALAGFCDMGETVEEALSREVAEEVGLEVHSVSYSSSQHWPFPHSSFMIACHASVNPAHSQLDVDHSELEDARWFSLEEITAALQVKTPPRRGDAPVLWLPPKHAVAHRLITEWTDCQRRRNEGD
- the nudt13 gene encoding NAD(P)H pyrophosphatase NUDT13, mitochondrial isoform X2: MNRLKEDDDSCAAALPNAHMFLFHRLSPLLQRTEQGTFRPAALITSDVQSILERLGSDRALLKESVLIGCSEQNQAQFCLDVGELDQAAVEEECGGNFIDLRKAFFLLTGAEVPLVAKGQALLHWHQTNRFCSATGLPTKRNQAGSQRVCSSSGIIYYPKMSPVVIVLVSDGKRCLLGRQSSFPRGMYSALAGFCDMGETVEEALSREVAEEVGLEVHSVSYSSSQHWPFPHSSFMIACHASVNPAHSQLDVDHSELEDARWFSLEEITAALQVKTPPRRGDAPVLWLPPKHAVAHRLITEWTDCQRRRNEGD
- the noc3l gene encoding nucleolar complex protein 3 homolog, with translation MGPPRSKKRRPTFRRLLKTSDVKLENKMKNRQMKQQNVAKKQRKEQKKLRQAVKDAAIRTPRPLETYRKRPEEEEEEEEFLETLPTDMMEDDDVEQMTALARQASFITRDLSSCGPVHGGKKRSAEVVRSYEKVPRKMARTEEKEVIHLLPIKDKRGVIPQSVERAVTKKPEEEEEEEEEEAAEEQEESENEGEPESSAALTAEQRETLRLHKINQKKLCIASLGSAVMSDPYSNIKRVKELRGMLMESDPSVAVTVRKLVMVSLMEIFKDITPTYRIRPLTPEEKAAKVKKETQQLREFEEGLVSQYKFYLEDLEQTIRDWKQKKKKRSQAVGFQSYRGLAEVAVRCLCELLLALPHFNFHNNIIVALVPLMNDPVKQVSGVCCDAFRKLFQQDKEGGASLAVVRVISGLVKSLNYNVRPEVLRTLLSLRIKEVQVKKDLEDTAPKKKFMNNKERKKNLSRMQRKWKKAEEKLEKELLEADASESKEKKIKLHTETLNIVFLIYFRILKKAQKSVLLPAVLEGLANFAHLINLEFFDDLLNVLQNLIQSGDLTNRESLHCIQTVFTILSGQGDVLNIDPLNFYSQLYRLLPRLHAGVPNDDVIILLRCLDAMLTRRRKQVTLQRAMAFIKRLSMLSLHVLPNASVGILAASRAAMHAFPKCDFLLDNEVQGSGYYLPELDEPEHCNAQNTALWELHTLQRHFHPVVRRMAVHLSQGAPSEGSASLSVELSRRSPVELFDVYSVRDMTFNPPVAPPGSKKKDRFVFGDTLLDAELQRQVQSALTVTKETELDFTAKHTHITH